The DNA region TTGGCGATCGGTTTTGAGGACAGACATGGCATTTTTTAGTAGCTAGCTAGTTGTGGGTAGTTGCAGTATATGTTCGTCGGCTTTCATGTTAAAAAAATGTTGCTAAAAGTAACTATTCTACATTTTCTGCAAATTCAATCGGATAAAAGCGATTAGCTGAAAAAGCCAGATCGTAACGACTGAACTGCTTCAATTTCATCGTTCTTTGCCTGTTCTAGGAACCTATATAGCCCATCCTTCGGCACTTGAGGAAACGTTGGGCTAACTTCGACTTCAACGTAAACACCTTCCTGAAGTTGATAAATTCGCCACACCTTACCGTTAAATCGCCAAAATTCTGGCACTCCAATGCTGGCATAGAACTGGTTTTTCTGAATATCGGTATGGGTAATGTCTACCTCGACAACCAAATCTGGTGGCGGATCTTGGGAGAAATCGACATTGCGACCTTTGACTAATGGCTGATTTTGAATGTAGTAATCGTTGTCAGGTTCTGCGCTCTTTTTTAAATGAGGATAGTTCATTGTCGTTGAACCCATTGTTTTCATTCGCATCCCCAAAAGTTCAACTAATGTGCGAATAAAGCACTCAATTAAGCGGCCATAAAATTCATGATCTTCCAATGGCATGGTGATTTCTAACACTCCATCGTCATAGGTCAAACGAGAACCACGCGATTGGGGAAGTGCATTCAGAATTTGCAGGTATGCTTCCCAAGAAATGCCACGAATCACAACCCGCTGTTCGCCGATGAGCGGTTGCTGAAATTCAGTTTTCGGTTCTGGTGCTGCAATAACCATAAGTGTCAATAAAC from Argonema galeatum A003/A1 includes:
- a CDS encoding Uma2 family endonuclease, whose amino-acid sequence is MVIAAPEPKTEFQQPLIGEQRVVIRGISWEAYLQILNALPQSRGSRLTYDDGVLEITMPLEDHEFYGRLIECFIRTLVELLGMRMKTMGSTTMNYPHLKKSAEPDNDYYIQNQPLVKGRNVDFSQDPPPDLVVEVDITHTDIQKNQFYASIGVPEFWRFNGKVWRIYQLQEGVYVEVEVSPTFPQVPKDGLYRFLEQAKNDEIEAVQSLRSGFFS